A region of the Terriglobales bacterium genome:
GCCAATATTTTCGCAGCCATTTCCTCGATACCACTTTCCGCGGGCTCTATCATGCCAACGCCTTCGACTACGCGCTGCTGATTCCGTATTTCATCGTTCTGATCTGGCTGGCGTCCTACGGGATTCACCGCTACGTGCTGGTGTACCTGTATTACAAGAACCGCAAGAACCGCGCCAGCAGCGACCATCCCCCAGGGCGATTTTCCGACCTGCCGCGGGTCACCGTGCAGCTGCCGATTTTCAATGAGCAGTTTGTCATTGAGCGGTTGCTGGAAGCGGTGTGCAAGATGCAATATCCGCGCGAGAAGCTGGAAATCCAGGTGCTCGACGACTCCACCGACGAAACCGTCGATGTCGCCCGCGACGCCGTCGATCGCTGGGCAACGCTCGGCTACCCGGTCACTTATCACCATCGCAGCAACCGCGAGGGCTTCAAGGCGGGCGCGCTGCAGGAAGGGATGAAGATCGCGACCGGCGAATTCATCGCCATCTTCGATGCTGACTTCGTGCCCCCGGAAGATTTCCTGATGCGCTGCATCCACCAGTTCACCGCGCCCGACGTGGGCATGGTGCAGACGCGCTGGACGCACATCAACCGGAACTACTCGTTGCTCACCGAGGTCGAGGCCATCCTGCTCGACGGACACTTCATCCTGGAGCACGGCGCGCGCTCGCGCACCGGCGTCTTCTTCAACTTCAACGGCACCGCGGGCATGTGGCGGCGGCGTGCGATCGAAGAAGCCGGCGGGTGGCAGCACGACACGCTCACCGAAGATACCGACCTCTCCTACAGATCGCAGATCAAGGGCTGGCGCTTCGTTTACTTGCAGGACGTGGAGTGCCCTGCTGAGTTGCCGGTGGAGATGACAGCGTTCAAGACGCAACAGGCGAGATGGGCCAAGGGCTTGATCCAGTGCGCGATCAAGGACCTGCCGTTGGTCATGAGGAGCAACGCGCCGCGGCGCGTGAAGGTCGAAGCCTGGTATCACCTCACGGCGAACATCAGCTACCCGCTGATGATTGTGCTCTCCACGCTGCTGTTGCCGGCGATGATCATCCGCTTCTACCAGGGCTGGTTCCAGATGCTGTACATCGACGTGCCGCTGTTCCTGGCCTCGACGTTCTCGATCAGCAGCTTCTACCTGGTGTCGCAGCGGGAACTGTTCCCGAAAACCTGGCCGCGTTGCCTGTTGTTCCTGCCCTTCCTGATGGCGCAGGGCATCGGCCTCACGCTGACCAATACCAAGGTCGTGCTGGAAGCGCTGTTCGGGAAGCAATCAGCGTTTGCGCGCACGCCCAAGTACCGCGTGGAATCGAAGAAGGATAGAGTGCGTACCAGCAAGTACCGCAAGCGGCTCGGCCTGATTCCTTATTTCGAGCTGCTCGTCGGCGCCTACTTTGCCGCGACCGTCTGGTACGCGATCACCAACGAAAACTACATCACGGTTCCTTTCCTGTTTCTGTTTGTGATGGGTTACTGGTACACCGGCTTGATGTCGCTGCTGCAGGGGCGTTTTGAGCGCATCTTCAGCGGCCGCGAACTGCGCGAGCCCCAAACCGGCAAGCCATACCCGGTCGGCGTGTAGCCCATAGCCGGTCTGCTCTCCACAGGAGTCGATTCGGCTGCCGCGAAGTCCCTTGCGAGACCGTGAACATGCACGATCGCGCCGTGGGATTCGCTCCACCGATGCTAAACTGGTCACAATGAAAGTCGGCGTCATTCAATTTCCAGGCTCGAATTGCGACCAGGATCCCTACTGGGTATTCCAGCAGGTGGCGAAAGAGCCGGTCACGTATCTCTGGCATGAATCGCAGGACCTGGAAAACTGTGATTTGGTAATCGTTCCTGGCGGCTTTTCCTACGGCGATTACCTTCGCACCGGCGCCATCGCTCGCTTTTCCCCGGTGATGGAGGCGGTCGGCAAATTCGCGGCCGGCGGAGGATTGGTGCTCGGCATCTGCAATGGTTTTCAGATTCTTTGCGAATCGCACTTGCTGCCGGGCGCGTTGTTGCGCAATGCCGGGCTGAAATATATCTGCAAGCCGGTGCACGTGCGCGTGGAGACGGAAACTCCCTTCACCGCCTCCTGCCGCAAGGGCGAGGTGCTGCAGATCCCCATCGGACACATGGAAGGTAACTACTTTTGCGACGCTGCCACGCTGGAAGATTTGCGCCGGGAGCAGCGTGTGGTGTTCCGCTATTGTTCTCCTGCAGGCGAGATCACCGAGGCGGCTAATCCCAATGGCTCACTCGACAACATCGCCGGCATCTGCAACCATGGCCGCAACGTGCTAGGCATGATGCCCCATCCCGAACGCGCCAGCGAAGCCCTGATGGGCGGTACCGACGGGTTCAAGATTTTCGATTCCCTGGTCCGTGCCATGGCGCTGCGACCGTAAACCCCCTCCAATTTCGCCCCCGCATGGCGGTAAGATGCCGCGGCAAAGCTGGCAAAATTCAGCGCTACGGATGATCAAGGAAATATTTTGGGAAGGAAGCATATGCAGCAAGCAACGAAGAGGGCAAAACACAGGCCTCAGGCTGGTACGCAAAGTCTCGCACTCTTGGGAGCCGGGAAAATGGGCGGCATTCTGCTGCAAGCATTCGCGCATTACGAGGGAACGCCGCGCTTGGAACTGAGTGCGACCGTGCAGCACGCCGAGCGCGCCGGCAAGCTTGCCCAGCGGTTCAATATCCCGGTTACCACGGACAACCGGCGGACCGCGCGTAACGCGGACATCATCTTCGTTTGCGTAAAGCCGCAGGTCATGGACCAGGTGCTGGCGGAAATCCGGCCTGAGGTTGGGCCGAATAAGCTGATTGTGTCGATTGTCGCTTCGGTTCCTACCAGCTACATCGAGGAAAAACTGGGCAAGGAAGTCCCGGTGGTGCGCGCCATGCCCAACACACCGTCGGTGGTGGCCTGCGGAATGACAGCCATCTGCAAGGGCCGGTATGCGACCGACGAGCACATGGAAACGGCTCGCCGGCTTTTCACCTCGGTGGGGCGCTGCGCCGTCGCTGACGAAAATAAGATGGACGCGATTACCGGTCTTTCCGCCAGCGGCCCAGCCTACATCTACATCATCCTCGAATCGCTCGCCGAAGCCGGCGTCAAAGTCGGCCTGTCGCGCGAACTTGCGACCGAACTGGCGGCACAGACCGTGCTTGGAGCGGCGCAAATGGTGCTGAAGACCGGC
Encoded here:
- the proC gene encoding pyrroline-5-carboxylate reductase, with product MQQATKRAKHRPQAGTQSLALLGAGKMGGILLQAFAHYEGTPRLELSATVQHAERAGKLAQRFNIPVTTDNRRTARNADIIFVCVKPQVMDQVLAEIRPEVGPNKLIVSIVASVPTSYIEEKLGKEVPVVRAMPNTPSVVACGMTAICKGRYATDEHMETARRLFTSVGRCAVADENKMDAITGLSASGPAYIYIILESLAEAGVKVGLSRELATELAAQTVLGAAQMVLKTGEHPALLKEAVTTPAGCTIDGILELEEGKLRVTLIKAVVKATQRAKELLISK
- the purQ gene encoding phosphoribosylformylglycinamidine synthase subunit PurQ, giving the protein MKVGVIQFPGSNCDQDPYWVFQQVAKEPVTYLWHESQDLENCDLVIVPGGFSYGDYLRTGAIARFSPVMEAVGKFAAGGGLVLGICNGFQILCESHLLPGALLRNAGLKYICKPVHVRVETETPFTASCRKGEVLQIPIGHMEGNYFCDAATLEDLRREQRVVFRYCSPAGEITEAANPNGSLDNIAGICNHGRNVLGMMPHPERASEALMGGTDGFKIFDSLVRAMALRP
- a CDS encoding cellulose synthase family protein, giving the protein MFALFAARPSVGQYFRSHFLDTTFRGLYHANAFDYALLIPYFIVLIWLASYGIHRYVLVYLYYKNRKNRASSDHPPGRFSDLPRVTVQLPIFNEQFVIERLLEAVCKMQYPREKLEIQVLDDSTDETVDVARDAVDRWATLGYPVTYHHRSNREGFKAGALQEGMKIATGEFIAIFDADFVPPEDFLMRCIHQFTAPDVGMVQTRWTHINRNYSLLTEVEAILLDGHFILEHGARSRTGVFFNFNGTAGMWRRRAIEEAGGWQHDTLTEDTDLSYRSQIKGWRFVYLQDVECPAELPVEMTAFKTQQARWAKGLIQCAIKDLPLVMRSNAPRRVKVEAWYHLTANISYPLMIVLSTLLLPAMIIRFYQGWFQMLYIDVPLFLASTFSISSFYLVSQRELFPKTWPRCLLFLPFLMAQGIGLTLTNTKVVLEALFGKQSAFARTPKYRVESKKDRVRTSKYRKRLGLIPYFELLVGAYFAATVWYAITNENYITVPFLFLFVMGYWYTGLMSLLQGRFERIFSGRELREPQTGKPYPVGV